One stretch of Bacillota bacterium DNA includes these proteins:
- the rpmE gene encoding 50S ribosomal protein L31 — MKKDIHPKYVRTTVTCACGASYGTGSTKKDLKVEICSRCHPFFTGVQKIIDTGGRVEKFKTKYGMTD; from the coding sequence TTGAAGAAGGACATACACCCAAAGTACGTGAGGACCACAGTTACTTGCGCCTGCGGCGCATCCTATGGCACCGGTTCCACCAAGAAGGACCTTAAGGTAGAGATTTGCTCCCGTTGCCACCCATTCTTCACTGGGGTTCAGAAGATCATTGACACGGGAGGCCGTGTGGAGAAGTTCAAGACCAAGTACGGAATGACGGACTAA
- a CDS encoding DUF1385 domain-containing protein — protein sequence MSIKNYGGQAVIEGVMIRGPEGFNIAVRGPNGDIVTRREDRVPWTKRWPFLGWPFVRGPVALAETVSLGVHALLYSANAALGEDEEVSTRDMVLAVLVAVALAVGLFMVAPTLVASFLRQFFPARTLWLNVAEGLIRVAFVVGYIVTISRMKDIQRVLEYHGAEHKVINALEDGGSMDVTTAAKYPRLHPRCGTSFLLLVAVVSIFLFSFFGWPGVIQRILLRIAMLPVVSGVAYEIIKLSGRIRPGSPLRWVLAPGMWLQSLTTREPDTGQVEVALAALSGLMEEHQGGGIDG from the coding sequence GTGAGCATCAAGAACTACGGTGGCCAAGCCGTCATTGAAGGTGTGATGATCCGGGGACCGGAGGGATTCAACATAGCTGTCAGGGGCCCCAACGGGGACATCGTCACCCGCCGGGAGGACCGGGTGCCCTGGACCAAGCGCTGGCCCTTCCTGGGCTGGCCCTTTGTGAGAGGTCCCGTTGCCCTGGCGGAGACGGTCTCCCTGGGCGTGCATGCGCTGCTGTACTCGGCCAACGCGGCACTGGGAGAAGACGAAGAGGTATCCACCCGGGACATGGTGCTGGCTGTTTTAGTCGCAGTAGCCCTGGCTGTGGGCTTGTTCATGGTGGCCCCTACCTTGGTGGCGTCCTTTCTGCGCCAGTTCTTCCCTGCCCGGACTCTCTGGCTGAACGTGGCAGAGGGGCTCATAAGGGTTGCCTTTGTCGTAGGCTACATAGTAACAATATCCCGTATGAAGGACATACAGCGAGTCCTGGAGTACCATGGCGCTGAGCACAAGGTGATCAATGCCCTGGAAGACGGCGGCTCCATGGACGTGACAACGGCGGCCAAGTACCCCCGGCTGCACCCCCGCTGCGGGACGAGTTTCCTCCTCCTGGTGGCGGTGGTTAGCATCTTCCTGTTCTCCTTCTTTGGCTGGCCCGGCGTGATCCAGCGCATCCTGTTACGCATAGCCATGCTCCCAGTAGTATCGGGAGTGGCCTATGAGATCATCAAGCTGTCTGGCCGGATCCGCCCTGGCTCACCGTTACGGTGGGTGCTGGCGCCCGGGATGTGGCTCCAGTCCCTGACCACAAGAGAACCCGATACTGGCCAAGTCGAAGTTGCGCTCGCGGCCCTCTCAGGCCTAATGGAGGAGCATCAAGGGGGTGGGATTGATGGATGA